In Nematostella vectensis chromosome 3, jaNemVect1.1, whole genome shotgun sequence, the genomic window GTAGTTGTATGTCCActtaaaacacaaaaatagcCTTGTTTAAGCTAAAACAGTCACATAAATTCCGTGAAATACGAAAGACAAATGCTTTGATTAACTGTCTATGGAATAGAGATGACTCTTTGTACAGGCAGAAAAAAGTTAGATCCAAACACTTCCGACAGCTTTGCACGCATTGCGCGACTAGCTTACACTCAATCACTTCATCATCGTTCAAACAACGTGTTTTGGTCGTTCGGGGACATCatgtgcgcatgcgcaaataGGAAGCCTCGATCTGACGGGGAAAGGAAGCAATGTGCGAGTGTGTGGAGAATCGATCCAAATTCCAAAGGTTTCGAAAGTTTCCCAGTTATTTTCAGTACGACTCAGTTTATATTCATATTGTTTTTTGTCGCTGTTGCCCCTTCGATTGCCTTGCGATTGGTTTACCGAAAAGGTAGCCTACGAATCAGGCTAGCGCCCCAGAAAAGCTCCCGGAAAAGCAATTCTATCGGACGTAGCGTAGACGTGCGCagccataggtatcatatggaaaaagcaaagtatttgaagattccttagtACGAAATCACACACTTTTTGGCtgtcaggggggaggggggggggggggggtgcgcagggtgccgGGTATTCCAGTTCGGCTAACTAAGCTCTGCTTTTCCGTCTTTCACGCAGCTAGCGCCTTCACTTCACTTCATTTTAATGCgatacaatatattttttgcgcAGCGCAAGCGTGGAAGGCCTCTGGGCAAACTCTCCTTTTCGACAAACTCTCCTTTTCGACAATGATTGACTTCTACGGGGGAGTCCCCCCACCTTGGACTCTGGCCCACGTTACTATATCGCGGAATCCCTCAACTGCTCAAGCGTTAGAAATAccgcttattctgaataactacacatcacaaagcaatgagagtttattgtgacctttattctagcatataagacaattacaggaggtgatcatCGTTAAaatcccgggggggggggggtacccCCTTTACAGAGATGACAGGGATGCTCGTAGTGCCTTTTAGGGGTAAAAATCACGGGTTTGGTACCTTTTAGGGGGTTCGAGTTCAAGCGCTGGCTTTTTTTGTGACATGGTTACCTTTAAGGGGTCAGAACAAGCTGCTACTtcgatatatatatataaaaaaaaactaaaaatacattttccttTTCCAGTTCTGAGTTCTACAATTGCTAAATATAATGTAGACAAAGTATTGTAAGACATATATTTTCATGTTCCAGTTCTTGAGCTATACTATGCTAAAGATAGAATGACACTACTTTTGTAATCATAACTGGTGGAGGTGCTTGATGAATTGTAATCTGCACAACTGGTACTTTAAAAGTCTATATTTTGTTGGTACCTTTTAGGGGTAAAAATTGGTTGGAGCCACGCCCTTTTTGGTACCTTTTAGgggtaaaaatgaaatttccTACGAGCATCCCCGTCATTATAATATGGgagtccccccctccccccacggggttaaaatattcgagctagaAGAGACTGACTGAGACTGGTAAGCCTGTGAATGCACAGGCATCATATCCTACCccaccacaggcagcccacaTATGCGAGAAGATTTCTGGAAGAATCTGGCCTGGTTACATTTCATCATGGCGGATTTAGATTTTCATAAAAAGAACTCTTCTCACAAAAATGAAGACAAATCTGTAATACAGGAAGCTCTACTGAGGAAACAATTTCCTAGTATAGACACGGAGCTACTGGACTATGTTAAAGGTAAGAGAACGGGTCGCCAGAGCCTCTAGAAATGATTGATTCTGTGTTCCTTGTTTGCCGGTGTTTTTGATTTCCGGAATTTTCGATGGTGCAATACGCCAATGCCACGATGACTGTATTTACAATCAGCTATCTTTGATCTATAGTTAGTGATCAAGCCATTAGCATAGAAATAGTGAACACTTAGTCGCATATTTAATCTACGCAATCACTtttgacaaaataaaaatccgAGATTTTAATTAGGGATTTGATCAAAATTTGATACTTCATTCACCCCTCCTAAGGCCCATATTGTTTATTTAGATATCAACTTAAAAAGTGTCATTGATGCTTCCAGATTTCGTCGTATTAACATAGAGCACGAGATATAAGATGATAATTTATAGTGATAAGGGTAATTTGTGTGCACTTTATTGAATCTAGAGAAATAAatggcatacctgtcaacctccgaaaatcacaaggcttgagaattcttttgggggaggggtggggtatattcatttttttggggggaaggggttggTATAGCCTCGCAGGCACTTGCCGTAAAATAAGCTTTCGCGAagaaatccacttatagatctcacgagggaattattgttttaaatattttaatagaaaatagggaaaatgacgattttctatagaataatttttcggaagcgataaaaaatgtaaaaagcgGGATATTCtgtgctcaacgcgggagagcgagagaagaggtccaaaatcttgagactcccgcctaatgcgggagagttgacaggtgtgaGATGGGGCTGTTTATTCTgcttattcctttttttcttttctcagaTGTTCTGACACATGCAGATGATTTTGAGACAGGAGAAGACATATATGATGGGATTGGTGGAATTTTACATGAAGTTGATCCGAATGCAAATGAGGATGTTATCCGGGATGTTTGTGATAGGCTCATGGATATCATAAGAAAGTAtgttattgaaaaaaatttgCAGGCCAGCTGCAGATAAAAAAGAATGCctatcaaccactcctttgtgaTTACATAGTTACagtatattttaaaatgtttgatTACAGGTAAAACTATCGTAATAACTGTCCATGAATaaatttttatacttttttgacaaaaaaaattgaaaatgtaTCAGTTGCTCACTTGaatcagcaaataaaaaaaggatgcATTGTGTGACTTTGTATTGTGGTAGAGCATGAAATGGAGGCGTGATTTGCCTTTATTAAAGAATGTTGATAATACAATGGTTCATTTGAAAGAAAACTTGATCTTGGACCTTGGAACTTAATACAGTATCATCTGTGAATTATATATAGCTCTTCTATGCTGCCCTCTAATTGGCACTCATATCCCCCTACTTCAGTAATGGGTCAATCTCTGGGTCTAACtagtttattttaaatttatttaataACCTAATTAATCTAATTAATGCATCATTGCAGGAGATCATCAAAGGATCAACAGACATTTGTCAAGCTTGATGCTCCAGTCAAGCTAGAGAATCTAACCCTAAATACAGGTATTGTATTTAAATACTGCAAAGCTATGCTTGCCTCTGCCTTTAAAAGGAGGGGAAAAAGGGAGAGGTCCTTAAAAAGTCTTGATTTCTATTTGATGTTTTTAAGGTTTAGAATaggtttaatttttttttagataatgcaataatgataaaatgttattttttttctaagtgTTAAAAAATCTCTTAAATTAGTTGTCCAGCTGCAAAAACTATGATATaacttgttttgatttttgataATAGATGgctttttaatataattttgCAATTTCTGTTCAGTAATCTATCAGTAGCAGGTGTCCAGCAGATCTTTGCTCCCCCCCttaaatcaatttttttcaaaaaaggtaTGGGAgtttaaatattatatatttttctatatatgtttttttatcatatattGGTATCCTCCCTCACTTCCTGGATCCCTATACTACTTTATTATAGTGTGACTAGCATTTGTCAACATTTTTGTGTAGAGGAAGCAGAGGAATCAGTCAGTATTTGGATAAAAAAGCAAGATAGTGGAACTGTAAGTAATTAAAACACTTGTTTCTGTGACTAATCTAAAAATGATTacaaaaatcttaaaaatttATTTATGTCATAATCAAGGTTTAAGTCAAAACCATCCTTACAGCAATACTAACATGTTACAGTTTATCCTACTCCTATAATTTTTAGGCCATGCATATGGGATGGGTGGAATTTAGCCTCCACTCTACATAACATCTGTCTTTTTCTTACATTTTTCGTAATTCAGCCCCCTTCTTGTCatgatatacattttttttacttatgaACCCCCTTAATACACTATACAGCATACTGTAGGTTGTTAgcaaatgtttttgttttgttgtttgctTTTAGATTGTTGATCAAGAAAAATTGAAGAAAGCAGAAGCAAAATTAAAAGCTAAACAAGAGAGAAGAGcagacaaggaagacaaggcTGATGTGGTGCCAGTGTATGTATGCCCAGTGATTAATTCCTGTAATATAATCTGTTTGTGCTTTTAGAGGTCCATTCAATAACAAGTGCAATGTTTTAGTGAGATGGATGGTGCTACTGCAAGTCAAAGTACAAACAGACGAGAACAGAAAATGGAATCTAGTGGTACTAATAAATCACAAGATATTCGTATTGAGAACTTTGACTTGGCTTATGGAAACAGGTAAACTAATGAGATGTTTTAACACTCTTTCAAAACACTTTCACATTCCGTTATCATAGTTGTCATTCATGTAACCTACATACATAGGGCCCCCGTTCATGAGCTTTTGAGCCCACAAGTTACTAGTCACTGTTACCCAGTGAAGATGCTGCAGGTCTCTGAATCTCGCCGGGGAATCATGCTTTTGGATTTCTGACTCTGCCCACATTGGCACAAGTTTGAGCTACTTGGTCCACCGTCCAAAACTACTGTTGTACATACAAAATAGATTCTATTTCAGTACAGTTTTCAAGCagtttttgctatttttgtcATAAAGAGTTTGCTAAGCTTCTGGTCtttttgttatgtttgttttatattttttaatctaACCAGTTGCTGATATTATTTCTGTGTATACAGATCACTGCTGAAAGGTGCCAATCTTGCCATAGCTTTTGGAAGGCGGTACGGTCTGGTTGGCAGAAATGGCATTGGTAAAACAACGCTACTAAGAACATTATCAAAGTAAGCCCTATTAATtatctcttctttttttcattttgtcaGCTGTGTTACTGTAGATGTACATTGTCTTGTGTCATTGTGTTAAGTATGTACAacccttttcttctttttcttactAGGAGGGAGCTGTTTGTGGCATCAAATATTTCTATTCTGTATGTAGAACAAGAGGTATGTATATAAATTTGCAGCAAAGCTCACAAAAATATACAGTTCTGAACTTGATTCTTTGGATTTTTAACATGTTATTATGGTGCCTTTAGGTTGTTGGTGATGAAACTCCAGCTCTAGAAAGTGTCTTAGAATGTGATACTGAGAGATTTAATCTGTTGAAAGAGGAAAAAGCTCTTGCAGCCTCAACATCAAGTAAAAGGTAGTGAAATATTTTACATTATGAACTTGCTTACATTCAGGTAATAATTGACAAAATTGGTTTGTAGCCATTGGTCTGGTGTCAAATAAGGCctttttttatcacatttCAAAGATCTTAATCcctcatatatttttttcagccCAGATGCCAATGGAGATAAGACAAGTAAACGTCTTGCTCAAGTGAGTTgatgatatatatatacctTCAACAGTTCTCTGCTTATGCCCTTTTTACACATCTAAAAACCCTAAAACCTGCTTTTCTCTGCAGATATATTCGCGATTGGAGGAAATAGAAGCTGATAAGGCACCTGCGAGGTGAACAGCAATTAAATACTGAATTTACATCATGTTCCATGTGGCTACACCCTTCTCAAATTAGTTTgaatattataaataatttatgGCTATGTTATAAGGTAATAAAGTATGCTCTAGGTACTGTAGTTGCTTGTTCTAGTTGTGTGACATACATGTCATCTCTTTCAGGGCATCAACAATCCTTGCCGGTCTTGGATTCACTCCCAAAATGCAGACACAATTTACAAAGTAAGTTACAAAATGTCCATCCCATTTCTTCAAGCATGGGTGAAAAGGACATTGCGAACAATTGTTCAcagattaataataatgatactAATGTATATTTTATGATAGAGTTGCACCTGCACCAGGGCAACAAGCCATCTGACAAGCATTTTTAAACAGACTTATTTGCTGGTTGTGGTTGGACCTcaagaaatgtaaaaaaaaagtattttaggCATAAATGATTTGCTTACATAGGTTCTATCTAAGATGCTATAACCAAATAAAGTAGATTTGACTGACACTCAAGATGTTATTAGTAGCGAATgcataaaaaaagagagtttATATGAAGCTAGTGATCTTTTAGGGGGGCAGTACTGAAAAGCTATAGATATCCCCAAAAAATGCAAGAGCCTTAATAGAACCCAAGCATTATATCTGATTTTCatataaatattttgtatCTAGATATAAAACTATAAACTTGCTTCACtttcaatttaatttttttgccaTCAAGGCAATGGAAGTACTGTAGCCAAAATTTACAGAAGGCaactttgaaataatataGCTGTTCAATGATACATAATATAGATAAAATGAGATGCCTTTTTTAAGATTGACATGTGCTGATGTAAATAAATTGTATTTTGTTCATTTCATCAAGGGAGTTATTTTTTGCGAAAGGCAGCAGTACGGTTTTGCATGTTTCATCCCCTTACagtactaaaaaataaaaataaaatattttgcaaCAGAAAAAAGTCATATGAGTAGATGCTCAGTTATGTTATGAAGGATgacattttgattgttatttatgtAATATGGCACACACATTTGATTTTAACCCTGACATGTTGGATGTTAGAACAATAAGCTTAAGATAGTTGCAATgagctgttgttgttgattgtAGGGAGTTTTCAGGTGGATGGCGTATGAGGCTTGCTCTTGCAAGAGCTTTGTTTAGCAAGTAAGTAAACAAGAAAAGAGTGTTTTTAGTAATTTTTAGAATCTTATTTCATGGAATTTTTGCGACAGAATCTTGacaaatttcctttttttcaaaaaacaaaTGAGTGTTGCTATTATAAACATTTAGTTTTGCACAACTGTGTACAAAAGGGACATTATGATCTCACCAGTATGAAGTACTAGTTTTGCATGGAAAATACCTGAAAGTGAGTACAGTGGAAAGTACAGTGGAACTTCAATATTATGGACACCTTTACCTTGGAAAATGTCTCTT contains:
- the LOC5507778 gene encoding ATP-binding cassette sub-family F member 3 — protein: MADLDFHKKNSSHKNEDKSVIQEALLRKQFPSIDTELLDYVKDVLTHADDFETGEDIYDGIGGILHEVDPNANEDVIRDVCDRLMDIIRKRSSKDQQTFVKLDAPVKLENLTLNTEEAEESVSIWIKKQDSGTIVDQEKLKKAEAKLKAKQERRADKEDKADVVPVEMDGATASQSTNRREQKMESSGTNKSQDIRIENFDLAYGNRSLLKGANLAIAFGRRYGLVGRNGIGKTTLLRTLSKRELFVASNISILYVEQEVVGDETPALESVLECDTERFNLLKEEKALAASTSSKSPDANGDKTSKRLAQIYSRLEEIEADKAPARASTILAGLGFTPKMQTQFTKEFSGGWRMRLALARALFSKPDLLLLDEPTNMLDLKAVMWLEGYLQQWPTTILVVSHDRNFLDTVTTDILHMHSQKLDYYKGNYENFQKTREEKLLNQQREYEAQQMYRQHLQAFIDKFRYNAKRASLAQSKIKILEKLPVLQPVERDPPAILRFPECEKLSPPVLQLDEVMFHYSPDRVIFSKVDISANNESRIAVVGDNGSGKTTLLKILLGELEPVKGIRHYHRNLKIGYFSQHHVDQLQMTQCAIEFLASRFPGMNTEAYRHQLGRYGVSGELATRPIISLSGGQKSRVVFASMTMGGPNLLVLDEPTNHLDMETIEALAKALRQFKGGVVLVSHDERLVRNVCNEVWLCGQGTVRSIEGGFDMYKKIVQDELKAI